A single window of Larimichthys crocea isolate SSNF chromosome XII, L_crocea_2.0, whole genome shotgun sequence DNA harbors:
- the kat2a gene encoding histone acetyltransferase KAT2A, with protein MSDPAAQALQPRLLQAQSAGSAGSSTAATGSGSGNSDPARPGLSQQQRASQKKAQVRAFPRAKKLEKLGVFSACKAIDTCKCNGWKNPNPPSATRLDLQQQAASLSEPCRSCGHALADHVSHLENVSEDEINRLLGMVVDVENLFMSVHKEEDTDTKQVYFYLFKLLRKCILQMSQPVVEGSLGSPPFEKPNIEQGVLNFVQYKFSHLAPKERQTMFELSKMFLLCLNYWKLETPTQYRQRTQKDDGTAYKVDYTRWLCYCHVPQSNDSLPRYETTHVFGRSLLKSIFTVTRRQLLEKFRVEKDKLLPEKRTLILTHFPKFLSMLEEEIYGENSPIWEADFTMPASDGTQLGHQTVISPAAVSGSPSLPKGLSSISSLGSMDTGGAEPIIGEKRKLPEALTLEDAKRIRVMGDIPMELVNEVMMTITDPAAMLGPETNLLTPNAARDETARLEERRGIIEFHVIGNSLSQKSNKKILMWLVGLQNVFSHQLPRMPKEYITRLVFDPKHKTLALIKDGRVIGGICFRMFPTQGFTEIVFCAVTSNEQVKGYGTHLMNHLKEYHIKHNILYFLTYADEYAIGYFKKQGFSKDIKVPKSRYLGYIKDYEGATLMECELNPRIPYTELSHIIKRQKEIIKKLIERKQSQIRKVYPGLTCFKEGVRQIPVESIPGIRETGWKPSSKDKGKEVKDPDVLYNMLKNLLAQIKTHPDAWPFMEPVKKSEAPDYYEIIRFPIDLKTMTERLKNRYYVTKKLFIADLQRIITNCREYNPPDSEYCKCANTLEKFFYFKLKDGGLIEK; from the exons ATGTCGGACCCGGCGGCGCAGGCCTTGCAACCCCGGCTTCTCCAAGCCCAGTCTGCTGGGTCAGCTGGGTCCAGTACTGCCGCGACAGGCTCTGGGTCAGGCAACAGCGACCCTGCCAGACCGGGACTGAGCCAGCAACAGCGTGCAAGCCAGAAGAAAGCCCAAGTCCGAGCGTTCCCACGGGCGAAAAAGCTCGAGAAACTTGGCGTATTCTCCGCATGCAAG GCTATTGACACATGCAAGTGCAATGGATGGAAGAACCCAAACCCACCGTCAGCCACACGGCTGGACCTGCAGCAGCAAGCGGCCAGCCTGAGCGAGCCGTGCCGCAGCTGTGGACATGCTCTGG CTGATCATGTGTCCCACTTGGAGAACGTGTCAGAGGATGAGATTAACAGGCTGCTGGGGATGGTGGTGGACGTGGAGAACCTTTTCATGTCCGTACACAAAGAGGAGGACACTGACACCAAACAGGTCTACTTCTACCTTTTCAAG cTGCTGAGGAAATGCATCTTGCAGATGAGCCAGCCGGTCGTGGAGGGATCTCTTGGGAGTCCGCCGTTTGAAAAGCCCAACATCGAGCAG GGGGTTTTGAATTTCGTTCAGTATAAGTTCAGCCACCTGGCACCGAAGGAAAGGCAGACCATGTTTGAGCTGTCGAAGATGTTTCTCCTGTGCCTAAATTACTGGAAGCTGGAGACGCCGACGCAGTATCGCCAGCGCACCCAGAAAGACGACGGGACGGCGTACAAAGTGGACTACACCAG ATGGCTGTGCTACTGCCACGTCCCCCAGAGTAACGACAGCCTACCACGCTACGAAACCACTCACGTGTTCGGCCGCAGCTTGCTCAAGTCCATCTTTACTGTGACCCGACGCCAGCTCCTGGAGAAGTTCAGAGTGGAGAAGGACAAACTGCTGCCGGAGAAACGCACACTTATCCTCACACACTTCCCCAA GTTCTTGTCCATGCTGGAGGAAGAAATCTACGGTGAGAATTCGCCCATCTGGGAGGCCGACTTCACCATGCCGGCCTCAGACGGGACACAGCTGGGACATCAGACAG TGATCAGTCCTGCTGCAGTGTCCGGCTCCCCTTCTCTGCCCAAAGGTCTGAGCAGCATCTCCTCTCTGGGCAGCATGGACACCGGAGGCGCAGAGCCCATCATAG GGGAAAAACGTAAACTTCCGGAGGCGTTGACTCTCGAGGATGCCAAGCGGATCCGTGTGATGGGAGACATTCCCATGGAGCTGGTCAATGAAGTCATGATGACGATCACCGACCCTGCTGCTATGCTCGGACCAGAG ACTAATCTGCTGACGCCTAACGCTGCCCGTGATGAGACTGCCAGGCTGGAGGAAAGGCGGGGAATCATAGAGTTCCACGTCATTGGAAACTCGCTTTCCCAGAAGTCCAACAAGAAGATCCTGATGTGGCTGGTTGGCCTGCAGAATGTCTTCTCTCATCAATTACCTCGCATGCCCAAAGAATACATCACACGGCTGGTGTTCGACCC GAAGCACAAGACCCTCGCCCTTATCAAAGATGGCCGCGTCATTGGTGGCATCTGTTTTAGGATGTTTCCCACTCAGGGCTTCACAGAGATCGTCTTCTGTGCCGTCACATCCAACGAGCAAGTTAAG GGCTACGGTACCCACCTGATGAACCACCTGAAGGAGTAtcacatcaaacacaacatCCTCTATTTCCTCACTTACGCTGACGAGTACGCCATCGGCTACTTCAAGAAGCAG GGCTTTTCCAAAGACATCAAAGTGCCGAAGAGTCGATACCTGGGATACATCAAAGACTACGAGGGAGCGACCCTCATGGAGTGCGAGCTGAACCCGAGGATCCCCTACACCGAGCTCTCTCATATCATTAAAAGACAGAAGGAG ATTATCAAGAAGCTGATTGAGAGGAAACAGAGCCAGATCAGAAAGGTTTACCCCGGTCTCACCTGCTTCAAAGAGGGTGTACGACAGATCCCAGTGGAGAGCATCCCAGGCATAA gAGAGACGGGCTGGAAACCCAGTAGCAAGGACAAAGG GAAAGAGGTGAAAGATCCTGATGTGTTGTACAACATGTTGAAGAACCTCCTGGCCCAGATAAAG ACTCATCCTGATGCCTGGCCTTTCATGGAACCAGTGAAAAAATCCGAAGCTCCAGATTACTACGAGATCATTCGGTTTCCCATCG ACTTGAAGACCATGACAGAGAGACTAAAGAACAGATACTACGTGACCAAGAAGCTTTTCATTGCCGACCTGCAGCGAATCATCACCAACTGTCGCGAGTACAACCCTCCAGACAGCGAGTACTGCAAGTGTGCCAACACCTTGGAGAAGTTCTTCtacttcaaattaaaagacgGAGGCCTGATCGAGAAATGA